The Epinephelus lanceolatus isolate andai-2023 chromosome 1, ASM4190304v1, whole genome shotgun sequence genome has a window encoding:
- the mrps16 gene encoding small ribosomal subunit protein bS16m — MVHLSSFLLKKYHGGYVVLRLALAGHKQANRPFYRIVAAYNKKARDGKYLEQLGTYDPLPNVHNEKLVSFNFDRIKYWIGCGAHPTKPVAKLLGLAGFFPLHPMTITEAERKRAQTELTAAGTEDGQQEEQKEAEV; from the exons ATGGTGCATTTAT CATCATTCCTGCTAAAGAAGTACCACGGGGGTTACGTTGTCCTCCGGTTGGCTCTTGCAGgccacaaacaagcaaacagacCTTTTTATCGCATTGTGGCGGCTTACAACAAGAAGGCAAGAGATGGTAAATATCTAGAGCAGTTGGGCACCTACGACCCCCTCCCAAACGTCCACAACGAGAAACTCGTCAGCTTCAACTTTGACCGGATCAAGTACTGGATAGGCTGTGGTGCACACCCAACAAAGCCAGTGGCCAAACTTCTAG gGTTGGCAGGATTTTTCCCCCTGCACCCGATGACGATAACAGAGGCAGAGCGTAAAAGAGCCCAAAcagagctgacagcagcaggaacaGAAGATGGTCAGCAGGAGGAACAGAAGGAGGCTGAAGTGTGA